One region of Raphanus sativus cultivar WK10039 unplaced genomic scaffold, ASM80110v3 Scaffold2326, whole genome shotgun sequence genomic DNA includes:
- the LOC108828076 gene encoding protein RALF-like 9 produces MGLAKTIKIIFSLAFVVFLAFAATNVEATRYIGYDALRHGDHEFGCSKLHPQFCKKVQANPYRRGCEAIERCHG; encoded by the coding sequence ATGGGGCTggctaaaactattaaaattattttctctctAGCTTTTGTGGTGTTCTTGGCTTTTGCAGCAACCAATGTTGAGGCAACAAGATACATAGGCTATGATGCCCTTCGTCATGGAGATCACGAATTCGGTTGCAGTAAACTACACCCTCAATTCTGCAAGAAGGTACAAGCCAATCCTTATAGAAGAGGTTGTGAGGCTATCGAACGTTGCCATGGTTAA